From Micromonospora echinospora, one genomic window encodes:
- a CDS encoding ATP-grasp domain-containing protein, with amino-acid sequence MTHDHQPTRGEPRVALVTCAELPDLEPDDRLLRAPLAARGVRVDTVTWDAPDVDWAGYDLVVLRSTWDYVARRDEFVAWARTVPRLANPADVVVWNTDKRYLDVLSAAGVPTVPTTWVAPGEPWQPPERGEYVVKPAVSAGSLDSGRYDLADPEHRRLATDHLGRLGAAGRVAMVQPYLHAVDTAGETALLFAGGPTGPVFSHAIRKGAMLAGPDQPTAELFHAEQIDPRTVTPEQLAVAERTLAAVPGGAERLLYARVDLIPGADGRPVLVELELTEPSLFLGHAEGAADRFADAIVAHLPTT; translated from the coding sequence TTGACCCACGACCACCAGCCGACCCGGGGGGAACCCCGGGTCGCTCTCGTCACCTGCGCCGAACTGCCCGACCTCGAACCGGACGACCGGCTCCTGCGGGCCCCGCTGGCCGCCCGCGGCGTACGCGTCGACACCGTCACCTGGGACGCCCCGGACGTCGACTGGGCCGGCTACGACCTGGTGGTGCTCCGCTCGACCTGGGACTACGTCGCACGTCGCGACGAGTTCGTCGCCTGGGCGCGCACCGTGCCCCGGCTGGCCAACCCGGCCGACGTGGTCGTCTGGAACACCGACAAGCGCTACCTCGACGTGCTCTCCGCCGCCGGGGTGCCGACCGTCCCCACCACCTGGGTTGCGCCCGGCGAGCCCTGGCAGCCGCCGGAGCGGGGCGAGTACGTCGTCAAGCCGGCGGTCAGCGCGGGCAGCCTGGACAGCGGCCGGTACGACCTGGCCGACCCCGAGCACCGCCGGCTCGCCACCGACCACCTGGGGCGGCTCGGCGCCGCCGGGCGGGTCGCGATGGTGCAGCCCTACCTGCACGCGGTCGACACGGCGGGGGAGACCGCGCTGCTGTTCGCCGGCGGGCCCACCGGTCCGGTGTTCAGCCACGCGATCCGTAAGGGCGCCATGCTCGCCGGCCCTGACCAGCCCACCGCGGAACTGTTCCACGCCGAGCAGATCGACCCGCGTACCGTCACCCCCGAGCAACTCGCGGTGGCCGAACGCACCCTCGCGGCGGTGCCCGGTGGTGCGGAACGCCTGCTCTACGCCCGGGTCGACCTGATCCCCGGCGCGGACGGCAGGCCGGTCCTGGTCGAGCTGGAACTCACCGAGCCCTCGCTCTTCCTCGGCCACGCCGAGGGGGCCGCCGACCGGTTCGCCGACGCGATCGTGGCCCACCTGCCCACCACCTGA
- the tkt gene encoding transketolase: protein MAANRPEHPNLTWSDLDRRAVDTVRVLAMDAVEKSGNGHPGTAMSLAPAAYLLFNRVMRHNPADPNWPGRDRFVLSAGHSSLTLYIQLFLSGYPLGLDDLKALRQWGSLTPGHPEHGHTPGVETTTGPLGQGLGNAVGMAMAARRERGLFDPDAAPGTSIFDHHIWCIASDGDIEEGISHEASALAGHQQLGNLTLIYDDNEISIEDDTRIAKSEDVAARYEAYGWHVQTVDWRRGDADQGDYHEDVEALYAALLAAKAEADRPSFIALRTIIGWPAPNKQNTGKIHGSALGADEVAATKKLLGFDPERTFEVTEKVLAHTRETLTRGTQAQQEWQTAFDGWAKANPERRALYDRLATRTLPQGWADALPTFPADAKGVATRAASGKVLEALAPVLPELWGGSADLAESNNTTMKGEPSFVPASHATKEFPGHEYGRTLHFGIREHAMGAILNGIALHGGTRPYGGTFLVFSDYMRPSVRLAALMKLPVVYVWTHDSIGLGEDGPTHQPVEHLTALRAIPGLDVVRPADANETAWAWRAALEHTDRPTALALSRQPLPTLDRSTLAGAEGVAKGGYVLAEASNGKPQVILIGTGSEVQLCLTARERLEEQGTPTRVVSMPCQEWFYAQDEAYRESVLPRSVKARVSVEAGIAMSWRGVVGDSGETVSLEHYGASAPHSVLFEQFGFTPDRIVAAAHAAQTRIGDITGFTTGN, encoded by the coding sequence GTGGCTGCCAACCGACCCGAGCACCCAAACCTGACCTGGTCCGACCTCGACCGCCGGGCCGTCGACACGGTCCGCGTGCTGGCCATGGACGCCGTGGAGAAATCCGGCAACGGTCACCCCGGTACGGCGATGAGCCTCGCGCCCGCGGCGTACCTCCTCTTCAACCGGGTGATGCGGCACAACCCGGCCGACCCGAACTGGCCCGGACGGGACCGCTTCGTCCTCTCCGCCGGCCACTCCAGCCTCACCCTCTACATCCAGCTCTTCCTCAGCGGTTACCCGCTCGGCCTGGACGACCTGAAGGCGCTTCGGCAGTGGGGTTCGCTGACGCCCGGCCACCCCGAGCACGGCCACACCCCCGGCGTGGAGACCACCACCGGCCCGCTCGGGCAGGGGCTCGGCAATGCGGTCGGCATGGCGATGGCGGCCCGTCGGGAACGCGGCCTCTTCGACCCGGACGCCGCGCCGGGCACGTCGATCTTCGACCACCACATCTGGTGCATCGCCTCGGACGGCGACATCGAGGAGGGCATCAGCCACGAGGCCAGCGCCCTCGCCGGCCACCAGCAGCTCGGCAACCTCACCCTGATCTACGACGACAACGAGATCTCGATCGAGGACGACACCCGGATCGCCAAGAGCGAGGACGTCGCCGCCCGCTACGAGGCGTACGGCTGGCACGTGCAGACCGTCGACTGGCGGCGCGGCGACGCCGACCAGGGCGACTACCACGAGGACGTCGAGGCGCTGTACGCCGCGCTGCTCGCCGCGAAGGCGGAAGCCGACCGCCCCTCGTTCATCGCGTTGCGCACCATCATCGGCTGGCCCGCGCCGAACAAGCAGAACACCGGCAAGATCCACGGCTCGGCGCTCGGCGCCGACGAGGTCGCCGCCACCAAGAAGCTGCTCGGCTTCGACCCGGAGCGCACCTTCGAGGTGACCGAGAAGGTGCTCGCGCACACCCGGGAGACGCTGACCCGGGGCACGCAGGCGCAGCAGGAGTGGCAGACGGCGTTCGACGGGTGGGCGAAGGCGAATCCGGAGCGCAGGGCGCTCTACGACCGCCTGGCCACCCGTACGCTGCCGCAGGGCTGGGCCGACGCGCTGCCCACCTTCCCGGCGGACGCCAAGGGCGTCGCCACCCGGGCCGCCTCGGGCAAGGTCCTGGAGGCCCTCGCCCCGGTGCTGCCGGAGCTGTGGGGCGGCTCGGCCGACCTGGCGGAGAGCAACAACACCACCATGAAGGGCGAGCCGTCCTTCGTCCCGGCCAGCCACGCCACCAAGGAGTTCCCCGGCCACGAGTACGGCCGCACCCTGCACTTCGGTATCCGTGAGCACGCGATGGGCGCGATCCTCAACGGCATCGCGCTGCACGGCGGCACCCGCCCGTACGGCGGCACTTTCCTGGTGTTCAGCGACTACATGCGTCCCTCGGTGCGGCTCGCCGCGCTGATGAAGCTGCCGGTGGTCTACGTCTGGACGCACGACTCGATCGGCCTCGGCGAGGACGGCCCCACCCACCAGCCGGTGGAGCACCTGACCGCCCTGCGGGCCATCCCCGGCCTGGACGTGGTCCGCCCGGCCGACGCCAACGAGACCGCCTGGGCCTGGCGCGCGGCGCTGGAGCACACCGACCGGCCGACCGCGCTGGCCCTGAGCCGCCAGCCGCTGCCGACCCTGGACCGCTCGACCCTGGCCGGCGCGGAGGGCGTGGCCAAGGGCGGCTACGTGCTGGCCGAGGCGTCCAACGGCAAGCCGCAGGTGATCCTGATCGGCACCGGCTCGGAGGTGCAGCTCTGCCTCACCGCCCGGGAGCGGCTGGAGGAGCAGGGCACCCCCACCCGGGTCGTCTCGATGCCCTGCCAGGAGTGGTTCTACGCGCAGGACGAGGCGTACCGCGAGTCGGTGCTGCCGCGCAGCGTCAAGGCCCGGGTCAGCGTCGAGGCCGGCATCGCCATGTCGTGGCGGGGCGTCGTCGGCGACAGCGGCGAGACGGTCAGCCTGGAGCACTACGGGGCCAGCGCCCCACACTCGGTGCTCTTCGAGCAGTTCGGCTTCACCCCCGACCGGATCGTGGCCGCCGCGCACGCGGCGCAGACCCGGATCGGCGACATCACCGGTTTCACCACCGGCAACTGA
- the tal gene encoding transaldolase has product MTDRLKELTSAGVAVWLDDLSRTRLSSGGLDQLRREKHVAGVTTNPTIFAKALKDADEYDWQVRDLAARGVQVEEAVRMLTTYDVRWACDVMRPSYDGSAGVDGRVSIEVDPRLAHDAEKTVAEAKALWWLVDRPNLFIKIPATEAGLPAITATLAEGISVNVTLIFGLDRYSQVMEAFLAGLEQAKANGHDLSTIGSVASFFVSRVDSEIDKRLEKTGSAEAKGLRGKAAVANARLAYERYSEVFSSDRWRALADAGAHPQRPLWASTSTKNPDYRDVIYVEELIAPGTVNTMPEPVVHAYADHGETRGDTVTGAYDESRQVFADLESVGVDMADVIATLEREGVEKFEASWQELLDGVRTSLEAAQRGGKA; this is encoded by the coding sequence ATGACTGACAGGTTGAAGGAACTGACCTCCGCCGGCGTGGCGGTCTGGTTGGACGACCTCTCCCGGACCCGGCTCAGCTCCGGCGGGCTGGACCAGCTCCGGCGGGAGAAGCACGTGGCGGGGGTGACCACCAACCCCACCATCTTCGCCAAGGCGCTGAAGGACGCCGACGAGTACGACTGGCAGGTCCGCGACCTGGCCGCCCGGGGTGTGCAGGTCGAGGAGGCCGTGCGCATGCTCACCACGTACGACGTGCGCTGGGCGTGCGACGTGATGCGCCCGTCGTACGACGGCAGCGCGGGCGTGGACGGCCGGGTCTCCATCGAGGTGGACCCCCGGCTGGCCCACGACGCGGAGAAGACCGTCGCCGAGGCCAAGGCCCTCTGGTGGCTGGTCGACCGGCCGAACCTCTTCATCAAGATCCCGGCGACCGAGGCCGGGCTGCCCGCGATCACCGCCACCCTCGCCGAGGGGATCAGCGTCAACGTCACGCTGATCTTCGGGCTGGACCGCTACTCGCAGGTGATGGAGGCCTTCCTCGCCGGCCTGGAGCAGGCGAAGGCGAACGGCCACGACCTGTCGACGATCGGCTCGGTCGCCTCGTTCTTCGTCTCCCGGGTGGACAGCGAGATCGACAAGCGGCTGGAGAAGACCGGTTCCGCCGAGGCCAAGGGGCTGCGCGGCAAGGCCGCCGTGGCGAACGCCCGACTGGCGTACGAGCGCTACTCGGAGGTCTTCTCCTCCGACCGCTGGCGGGCCCTCGCCGACGCCGGGGCGCACCCGCAGCGCCCGCTCTGGGCGTCCACCTCGACGAAGAACCCGGACTACCGGGACGTGATCTACGTCGAGGAGCTGATCGCCCCCGGCACGGTCAACACCATGCCGGAGCCGGTGGTCCACGCGTACGCCGACCACGGCGAGACCCGGGGCGACACGGTCACCGGGGCGTACGACGAGTCGCGGCAGGTCTTCGCCGACCTGGAGTCGGTCGGCGTGGACATGGCCGACGTTATCGCCACCCTGGAACGTGAGGGTGTGGAGAAGTTCGAGGCGAGCTGGCAGGAACTGCTCGACGGGGTCCGGACGTCGCTGGAAGCGGCGCAGCGAGGAGGCAAGGCGTGA
- a CDS encoding helix-turn-helix transcriptional regulator, which translates to MKNAAALSGQRPAAAAVAGASASAADVSTRERVTQLLLARGATTAVQLGDALGLSPAAIRRHLDAMLVDGDVVAREQAVRAHRGRGRPAKVFLLTDAARVRCGTHHYDNMATAALRWIARTGGAEAVEAFAAEQVAALERRCRAALEDAGEDPLARAEALAGALTAEGYAANASTIASGGQLCQHHCPVAHVAAEFPQLCEAETSVISRLVGTHVQRLATIAHGDGVCTTHIPGQPGRVPSGKTVSTVRTDR; encoded by the coding sequence GTGAAAAACGCGGCGGCGCTCTCCGGGCAGCGGCCGGCGGCCGCTGCGGTCGCCGGGGCGTCCGCGTCCGCCGCCGACGTGTCCACCCGTGAGCGGGTCACGCAGCTCCTGCTGGCGCGGGGCGCGACCACCGCCGTGCAGCTCGGCGACGCGCTGGGCCTCAGCCCGGCGGCGATCCGCCGTCACCTCGACGCGATGCTGGTCGACGGTGACGTGGTCGCCCGGGAGCAGGCGGTCCGGGCCCACCGGGGCCGTGGTCGCCCGGCCAAGGTCTTCCTGCTCACCGACGCCGCCCGGGTGCGTTGCGGCACCCACCACTACGACAACATGGCCACCGCCGCGCTGCGCTGGATCGCCCGTACGGGCGGGGCGGAAGCGGTGGAGGCGTTCGCCGCCGAGCAGGTCGCCGCGCTGGAGCGCCGCTGCCGGGCGGCGCTGGAAGACGCCGGGGAGGACCCGCTCGCCCGAGCGGAGGCGCTCGCCGGGGCGCTGACCGCCGAGGGGTACGCCGCCAACGCGTCCACGATCGCCTCCGGTGGCCAGCTCTGTCAGCACCACTGCCCGGTGGCGCACGTGGCCGCCGAGTTCCCCCAGCTGTGCGAGGCCGAGACCTCGGTGATCTCCCGTCTGGTCGGCACGCACGTGCAGCGTCTGGCCACCATCGCCCACGGCGACGGGGTGTGCACCACGCACATTCCCGGCCAACCGGGGCGTGTTCCGTCCGGTAAGACCGTCTCCACTGTGAGGACAGATAGATGA
- a CDS encoding heme o synthase: MSMITERPVNSPAAGSAAEVTSEGTGARRDVRAVVSAYVTLTKPRIVELLLVTTVPAMMLAADGLPSLWLVAVVVVGGALAAGAASVINCYIDRDIDQVMRRTKRRPLPTHTVTPRNALVFGLVLAAVSVVLMAAFTNWLATGLTLAAIVYYDLVYTLWLKRTTPQNTFWGGACGAAPVLIGWAAVTGSLAPAAWALFAVVFFWQMPHFYALAIKYKADYARAGIPMLPVVASTRRVNAEIIIFTWLTVLSSLALWPLGMSPIYGAVALAVGAVFIVEAHKLCRRATRGEAVKPMRLFHWSTTYLTILAAAVALDALL; this comes from the coding sequence GTGAGCATGATCACCGAGCGCCCCGTCAACAGTCCCGCCGCAGGGTCGGCGGCGGAGGTGACGTCGGAGGGCACCGGTGCGCGGCGGGACGTCCGGGCGGTGGTCTCGGCGTACGTCACGCTCACCAAGCCCCGGATCGTCGAGCTGCTCCTGGTCACCACCGTCCCGGCGATGATGCTCGCCGCCGACGGCCTGCCGTCGCTCTGGCTGGTCGCGGTCGTGGTGGTCGGCGGTGCCCTCGCGGCCGGCGCGGCGAGCGTGATCAACTGCTACATCGACCGGGACATCGACCAGGTCATGCGGCGCACGAAGCGCCGTCCGCTGCCGACCCACACGGTCACCCCGCGCAACGCGCTGGTCTTCGGGCTCGTCCTGGCGGCCGTCTCGGTGGTGCTGATGGCGGCCTTCACCAACTGGCTGGCCACCGGGCTGACCCTGGCCGCGATCGTCTACTACGACCTGGTCTACACGCTCTGGCTGAAGCGGACCACCCCGCAGAACACCTTCTGGGGCGGGGCCTGCGGCGCGGCCCCGGTGCTGATCGGCTGGGCGGCGGTGACGGGTTCGCTCGCCCCGGCCGCGTGGGCCCTCTTCGCGGTGGTCTTCTTCTGGCAGATGCCGCACTTCTACGCGCTGGCCATCAAGTACAAGGCGGACTACGCCCGTGCCGGCATCCCGATGCTGCCGGTGGTCGCCTCCACCCGCCGGGTCAACGCCGAGATCATCATCTTCACCTGGCTCACCGTCCTCTCCTCACTGGCGCTCTGGCCGCTGGGGATGAGCCCGATCTACGGCGCGGTCGCCCTGGCGGTCGGGGCGGTGTTCATCGTCGAGGCGCACAAGTTGTGCCGGCGCGCGACCCGGGGCGAGGCGGTGAAGCCGATGCGGCTTTTCCACTGGTCCACGACGTACCTCACGATCCTGGCGGCGGCGGTCGCCCTCGACGCGCTGCTGTAG
- a CDS encoding COX15/CtaA family protein: MRRIRAVKPAARFPVPAALLRRLALASIIANVGIVVTGGAVRLTASGLGCPTWPRCTDESYTTTAEMGIHGVIEFGNRLLTFAVGLIALAVLVAVLLHRPRRRGLLPLAVAVFLGIPAQAVIGGITVLTNLNPWVVGLHFLASMAVIAAAYALWRRIKDPDGPAVAVVPTPLRTLATITTVVSAAVLVIGTWVTGSGPHAGDHGAARNGLDPETISQVHADSVFLLIGLSVALVFAFRAVGATGAARAALVLVAVELSQGLIGFVQYFTHLPALLVGAHMLGSCLVLLATLSVQWSTRERRPTPAPETAVETETDARAHPVSAAHS, encoded by the coding sequence GTGCGTAGGATTCGCGCTGTGAAGCCCGCCGCCCGGTTCCCGGTCCCCGCAGCCCTGCTGCGCCGACTCGCGCTCGCCTCGATCATCGCCAACGTCGGGATCGTGGTCACCGGCGGGGCCGTCCGGTTGACCGCCTCCGGTCTCGGCTGCCCCACCTGGCCCCGGTGCACCGACGAGTCGTACACCACGACCGCCGAGATGGGCATCCACGGAGTCATCGAGTTCGGCAACCGGCTGCTCACCTTCGCGGTCGGCCTGATCGCGCTGGCCGTCCTGGTCGCGGTCCTGCTGCACCGGCCCCGGCGGCGCGGACTGCTGCCGCTGGCGGTCGCGGTCTTCCTGGGCATCCCGGCTCAGGCGGTGATCGGCGGGATCACCGTGCTGACCAACCTCAACCCGTGGGTGGTCGGGCTGCACTTCCTCGCCTCGATGGCGGTGATCGCGGCGGCGTACGCGCTCTGGCGGCGGATCAAGGACCCGGACGGCCCCGCGGTGGCCGTGGTGCCGACCCCGCTGCGCACCCTGGCCACGATCACCACCGTGGTCAGCGCGGCGGTGCTGGTCATCGGGACGTGGGTCACCGGCAGCGGCCCGCACGCCGGCGACCACGGCGCGGCCCGCAACGGGCTGGACCCCGAGACGATCTCCCAGGTGCACGCCGACAGCGTCTTCCTGCTGATCGGCCTCTCGGTGGCGCTCGTCTTCGCCTTCCGGGCGGTCGGCGCGACCGGCGCGGCCCGGGCGGCACTGGTGCTCGTCGCGGTGGAGCTGAGCCAGGGTCTGATCGGTTTCGTGCAGTACTTCACGCACCTGCCGGCGCTGCTGGTGGGCGCGCACATGCTCGGCTCGTGTCTGGTGCTCCTGGCCACCCTGTCGGTGCAGTGGTCGACCCGCGAGCGGCGTCCCACCCCCGCCCCGGAGACGGCCGTCGAGACGGAGACGGACGCCCGGGCACACCCGGTCAGCGCCGCCCACAGCTGA